Proteins encoded by one window of Microcoleus sp. FACHB-831:
- a CDS encoding SH3 domain-containing protein gives MSNSRKYIAAIALLSTITGLQLFSTSISNAATLIAQNNSICSFINENNVNIRSGPKAQNRVVAKLNRGDIVRAVRKSGSWVQISGRVTSKPGVTPEVVKPLNGWVSNKFINGCSEDQFERWRT, from the coding sequence ATGAGCAATTCGCGAAAATATATAGCCGCGATCGCGCTACTTTCTACCATCACTGGTTTGCAGCTTTTCTCTACTTCCATTTCTAATGCTGCCACCCTGATTGCACAAAACAACAGCATATGTTCGTTTATTAACGAAAATAATGTCAACATCCGGAGCGGTCCTAAAGCTCAAAATCGAGTTGTTGCCAAACTAAATAGGGGAGATATTGTAAGAGCGGTGCGAAAATCGGGAAGCTGGGTGCAAATATCTGGCAGAGTAACATCAAAACCTGGAGTAACTCCAGAAGTAGTTAAACCACTTAATGGTTGGGTAAGCAACAAATTTATCAACGGATGCTCGGAAGATCAATTTGAAAGATGGCGAACATAA